A region from the Rhodothermales bacterium genome encodes:
- a CDS encoding lamin tail domain-containing protein has product MRFWTALVLLFLPALRAHAQSWSETFADGDLSSNPVWSGETAYWRLTPAGPDWALASAGPEASDTLSIETRSSVAYGAWTFTAGYTGGPLSNFNLARIYLTSEAEGALHEAVGFYIQIGSNERDLRLYHNTPAGRTLLGQSAADVLNAAEVEGTLRVLRRPGTGWEVMLDDSLLFTASDIQNPSSRPARFGVWVKHTRTRAGDFRFDDIVVEAGDDADPDTTSPPPPIPPGALVINEIHFAPSPAENEFVEILNRSDAPVDLRSLSLADNRDEPVPVTTHEIRLAPGAMAVFVRDADVFEAAFPGREPLAVANWPSLNNDADDVRLRSGSALLDAVSYRADWGVAGASLERRDPAGPSDYRGNWGTSVAPARATPGQRNTLFAPDTEPPELLLAEQQSETTVVIFWDESLTEQSLSPARFRIDERQPERVEPLDPATLRLHFAASIDGERLHATDIGDRAGNTRVALEAPVALVPSTGDLAINELLYEPRADPFDSRPDQPEYLELVNRSGRWLSLRGLRLVGREDEQGEADTLRHEAPLPVAPPGGFAVWFAVQGGDLAGAFPGLPDIEAVAWLPVNSASLGLGNAGDQVRLVHAEGAIDAVTYRPEWHHPLLAERRGIALERRWPDAPADESASWSSSVSSDGGTPGRANSVWQDPDIGLPAPESPGNKMAIQPAVFSPDGDGRDDVCLIRVRVAEAPAIVRTRIFNTDGRLIRTLAEAHFSGFEYTATWDGRDDAGERVPIGRYIVLVDAFLEAQKTSRSYKKTVVVAALLSP; this is encoded by the coding sequence ATGCGCTTCTGGACCGCTCTCGTTCTCCTCTTTTTGCCCGCCCTTCGGGCTCATGCTCAATCCTGGAGCGAGACGTTCGCCGATGGCGACCTCTCCAGCAACCCCGTCTGGTCTGGCGAGACGGCATACTGGCGTCTCACGCCGGCTGGACCGGACTGGGCGCTGGCTTCCGCCGGCCCCGAGGCGTCGGACACCCTGAGCATCGAAACCCGGTCCTCCGTGGCGTACGGGGCGTGGACCTTTACCGCCGGCTACACGGGCGGCCCGCTTAGCAACTTCAATCTCGCCCGCATCTACCTCACTTCCGAGGCGGAGGGTGCCCTGCATGAGGCGGTAGGATTTTATATCCAGATCGGCAGTAATGAGCGGGATCTGCGGCTCTACCACAACACTCCCGCCGGTCGGACACTTTTGGGCCAGAGCGCCGCCGATGTGCTGAACGCCGCAGAGGTCGAAGGTACATTGAGGGTACTCCGCCGCCCCGGAACGGGGTGGGAGGTGATGCTGGACGACAGCCTGCTTTTCACCGCCTCGGACATCCAAAATCCATCAAGCCGGCCGGCCCGTTTCGGCGTCTGGGTGAAACACACTCGGACCCGCGCCGGCGATTTCCGGTTCGACGACATCGTTGTCGAAGCCGGCGACGACGCGGACCCCGATACCACGTCTCCCCCGCCCCCCATCCCACCAGGCGCCCTGGTGATCAACGAAATCCACTTCGCGCCGTCTCCGGCTGAAAACGAGTTTGTGGAGATCCTCAACCGCTCCGACGCTCCGGTAGACCTCCGCTCCCTCTCGCTGGCGGATAATCGCGATGAGCCGGTGCCGGTGACAACCCATGAAATACGCCTCGCTCCGGGCGCCATGGCTGTATTCGTTCGCGACGCCGATGTATTCGAGGCCGCCTTTCCCGGGCGGGAGCCGTTGGCCGTGGCGAACTGGCCGTCCCTCAACAACGACGCCGACGACGTGCGCCTGCGCTCCGGATCGGCCCTGCTCGACGCCGTATCGTATCGCGCGGACTGGGGTGTAGCCGGCGCCTCCCTGGAACGTCGCGATCCGGCAGGACCATCCGATTACAGGGGCAACTGGGGCACATCGGTGGCCCCCGCCCGCGCTACTCCCGGCCAGCGCAACACGCTCTTCGCACCCGATACCGAGCCGCCCGAACTGCTCCTGGCCGAGCAGCAGTCAGAAACAACCGTGGTGATCTTCTGGGATGAGTCGCTGACCGAACAGAGTCTCTCGCCTGCCCGCTTTCGCATCGACGAGCGGCAGCCGGAGCGCGTCGAGCCGCTGGACCCCGCCACTTTGCGCCTGCATTTCGCCGCATCGATCGACGGCGAGCGGCTGCACGCCACCGACATCGGGGATCGGGCCGGCAATACACGCGTGGCGTTGGAGGCCCCCGTCGCCCTCGTTCCCTCGACCGGCGATCTGGCGATCAATGAACTCCTTTACGAGCCACGGGCAGATCCTTTCGATAGCCGCCCGGACCAGCCCGAGTACCTCGAACTCGTCAATCGATCGGGCCGATGGCTGAGCCTCCGCGGGCTCAGGTTGGTGGGCCGCGAGGACGAGCAGGGCGAGGCGGACACCCTCCGCCACGAAGCGCCTCTGCCTGTCGCGCCTCCGGGCGGATTCGCCGTGTGGTTCGCCGTGCAAGGCGGGGATCTCGCCGGCGCTTTTCCCGGGCTCCCGGATATCGAAGCCGTCGCCTGGTTGCCGGTCAACTCCGCCTCGCTCGGCCTCGGAAATGCCGGCGACCAGGTGCGCCTCGTCCACGCCGAGGGGGCGATCGACGCCGTCACCTATCGCCCCGAATGGCATCACCCTCTGCTCGCCGAGCGCCGCGGCATCGCGCTCGAACGGCGCTGGCCGGACGCCCCGGCCGACGAATCGGCGTCATGGTCCAGCTCCGTTTCTTCCGACGGTGGTACCCCTGGCCGCGCCAACTCCGTCTGGCAAGACCCCGACATCGGGCTCCCCGCCCCGGAGTCGCCCGGAAACAAGATGGCGATTCAGCCGGCGGTTTTTTCTCCAGACGGCGATGGGCGGGACGATGTTTGTCTCATACGTGTTCGGGTGGCCGAAGCGCCGGCCATCGTTCGCACCCGCATCTTCAACACCGACGGGCGGCTGATCCGTACACTCGCCGAGGCCCACTTCAGCGGGTTCGAGTATACGGCCACGTGGGACGGACGTGACGATGCCGGCGAGCGCGTACCCATCGGGCGATACATCGTGCTGGTCGATGCCTTCCTGGAGGCGCAAAAGACGAGTCGATCCTACAAAAAAACGGTCGTCGTAGCGGCCCTATTGTCGCCGTAG
- a CDS encoding iron-sulfur cluster assembly accessory protein, with translation MHETETLARPNAPVSLSSRAADEIKKIISTKEIPEGFGLRIGVRGGGCSGMSYVLGFDKQREHDMAFEHDDIVVYIDKRQGLYLFGTTVDYHDGLSARGFTFNNPNATTTCGCGSSFAA, from the coding sequence ATGCATGAGACGGAAACGCTGGCGCGGCCCAACGCTCCTGTTTCGTTGAGCTCGCGCGCAGCTGACGAGATCAAGAAGATTATATCGACCAAAGAGATACCGGAAGGCTTTGGATTGCGAATCGGTGTTCGCGGCGGTGGGTGTTCCGGTATGAGTTATGTGCTTGGTTTCGACAAGCAGCGCGAGCACGACATGGCGTTTGAACACGACGACATTGTGGTATATATCGACAAACGACAGGGCTTGTACCTGTTCGGCACAACGGTGGATTACCACGATGGTTTGAGTGCACGCGGGTTTACGTTCAACAACCCGAACGCAACGACCACCTGCGGTTGTGGCTCCAGTTTTGCAGCCTGA
- a CDS encoding ATP-dependent Clp protease ATP-binding subunit — MISYSREEAIRLGHDYIGTEHLLLGIIREGEGIAVKILRNLGCDLFKLKKAIEDTVRSTGGTLTVGNIPLTKQAEKVLKITYLEAKLYKSDVIGTEHLLLSLLRDDENIAAQILQQGFSITYDAVRAELDSIISGKASSSSASGSKSGGAPSSGYGKERSKMEKSKTPVLDNFGRDLTKLAEESKLDPIVGREREIERVAQVLSRRKKNNPVLIGEPGVGKTAIAEGLAMRIIQRKVSRVLYDKRIVTLDLAALVAGTKYRGQFEERMKAVMNELEKSPDVILFIDELHTIVGAGGASGSLDASNMFKPALARGEIQCIGATTLDEYRQYIEKDGALDRRFQKIIVDPSTPEETVHILHNIKDKYEEHHNVRYSDEAIELAVQLSDRYITDRFLPDKAIDVMDEAGARVHLSNIRVPKEMVAIEEQIEKIREEKNRVVKSQRFEEAARLRDTEKKLQEELEEAKREWERKAETEVHDVSKKSIAEVVAMMTGIPVDKISEPESAKLLNMEEELKARVIGQDEPVTKLSRAIRRTRAGLKDPKRPIGSFIFLGPTGVGKTELAKVLTEYLFDSQDALIRIDMSEYMEKFSVSRLVGAPPGYVGYEEGGQLTEKVRRKPYSVVLLDEIEKAHPDVFNILLQVLDDGILTDGLGRRVDFRNTIIIMTSNIGARDIKNLGKGIGFSAADAGSEYNYSALKSTVEDALKKVFNPEFLNRIDDVIVFHPLEKHHIHRIIDLMANDLFGRARNVGIEVVLERSAMDFMADKGYDAKFGARPLRRSLQKYVEDPMAEAILGNNLAAGDKILISYDAEKDPNGLVFETTKGQKPKETRTTKKGTKGSKDENPEESPSKAEESAE; from the coding sequence GTGATTTCCTATAGCAGGGAAGAAGCGATTCGTCTCGGGCACGATTATATCGGCACCGAGCACCTGCTACTCGGCATCATCCGGGAGGGCGAAGGTATCGCGGTAAAGATTCTTCGGAACCTGGGGTGCGATCTATTCAAACTCAAAAAGGCCATCGAAGATACCGTCCGCAGCACAGGCGGCACGCTGACGGTGGGTAACATCCCGCTTACCAAACAGGCTGAAAAAGTATTAAAGATTACGTACCTGGAAGCCAAGCTCTATAAGAGCGACGTTATCGGTACGGAACACCTCCTGTTGAGCCTCTTGCGCGACGATGAAAACATCGCCGCCCAGATTCTGCAACAGGGCTTCTCGATAACTTACGATGCCGTACGCGCCGAGCTCGATTCGATCATCAGCGGCAAAGCATCGTCGTCTTCTGCTTCTGGAAGCAAATCGGGAGGCGCCCCGTCCTCTGGATACGGAAAAGAGCGAAGTAAAATGGAAAAGAGCAAAACACCTGTTCTCGACAACTTCGGTCGGGATTTGACCAAACTGGCCGAGGAAAGCAAGCTCGACCCCATTGTCGGACGTGAGCGCGAAATCGAACGCGTGGCCCAGGTTCTGAGCCGGCGTAAGAAAAACAATCCGGTGCTCATCGGCGAACCTGGCGTCGGCAAGACGGCCATCGCCGAAGGCCTGGCGATGCGCATCATCCAGCGCAAAGTCAGCCGGGTGCTCTACGACAAACGCATCGTGACGCTGGACCTGGCGGCCCTCGTGGCCGGCACCAAGTACCGCGGCCAGTTCGAGGAGCGCATGAAAGCCGTCATGAACGAGCTCGAGAAGAGCCCGGACGTGATCCTCTTCATCGACGAACTGCACACGATCGTGGGCGCCGGTGGCGCCTCGGGCAGCCTCGACGCCTCGAACATGTTCAAGCCGGCCCTCGCGCGCGGCGAGATCCAGTGCATCGGCGCCACCACGCTCGATGAATACCGCCAGTACATCGAGAAGGACGGCGCCCTCGACCGCCGCTTCCAGAAGATCATCGTCGACCCCTCCACCCCGGAGGAAACGGTTCATATCCTGCACAACATCAAGGATAAGTACGAGGAGCACCACAACGTGCGTTACTCGGACGAAGCCATCGAGCTGGCCGTGCAGCTGAGCGATCGCTACATCACCGACCGCTTCCTGCCCGATAAAGCCATCGATGTGATGGACGAGGCCGGCGCCCGCGTCCACCTCTCCAACATTCGCGTCCCGAAGGAGATGGTCGCCATCGAGGAGCAGATCGAGAAAATCCGCGAGGAGAAAAACCGGGTCGTCAAGAGCCAGCGCTTCGAAGAAGCCGCCCGCCTCCGCGACACCGAGAAAAAACTCCAGGAAGAACTCGAGGAAGCCAAACGCGAATGGGAGCGTAAGGCCGAAACGGAGGTACACGACGTCAGCAAAAAGAGCATCGCTGAAGTCGTGGCCATGATGACCGGGATTCCGGTCGACAAAATTTCCGAGCCCGAAAGCGCCAAGCTCCTCAACATGGAGGAGGAACTCAAGGCCCGCGTGATCGGGCAGGACGAACCGGTCACCAAGCTCTCCCGCGCCATCCGCCGTACCCGTGCCGGACTCAAGGATCCCAAACGACCCATCGGCTCGTTTATCTTCCTGGGCCCTACCGGCGTCGGCAAAACCGAGCTCGCCAAGGTGCTGACCGAGTACCTGTTCGACTCGCAGGACGCGCTCATCCGCATCGACATGAGCGAGTACATGGAGAAGTTCTCCGTGAGCCGGCTCGTCGGGGCGCCTCCGGGATACGTCGGTTACGAGGAAGGCGGCCAGCTCACCGAAAAGGTGCGCCGCAAGCCCTACTCGGTCGTCCTCCTCGACGAAATCGAGAAGGCCCATCCGGACGTGTTCAACATCCTGCTCCAGGTCCTCGACGACGGCATCCTCACCGACGGCCTCGGCCGGCGGGTAGACTTTCGGAACACGATCATCATCATGACCTCGAACATCGGGGCGCGGGATATCAAGAACCTGGGCAAGGGCATCGGCTTCTCCGCGGCAGACGCCGGCTCCGAGTACAACTATTCCGCCCTCAAGAGCACGGTCGAAGACGCCCTCAAAAAGGTCTTCAACCCCGAGTTCTTGAACCGAATCGACGATGTCATCGTCTTCCACCCGCTCGAAAAGCACCACATCCACCGGATCATCGATCTGATGGCGAACGACCTCTTCGGTCGCGCCCGGAATGTGGGTATCGAGGTGGTCCTGGAGCGCTCCGCGATGGACTTCATGGCCGACAAGGGCTACGACGCCAAGTTCGGCGCCCGTCCGCTCCGTCGCTCGCTCCAGAAGTACGTCGAAGACCCGATGGCCGAGGCTATCCTGGGCAATAACCTAGCGGCCGGCGACAAGATTTTGATCTCGTACGACGCCGAGAAGGACCCTAACGGCCTGGTCTTCGAAACCACCAAGGGACAAAAGCCCAAGGAAACGCGCACGACAAAGAAAGGCACCAAGGGGTCGAAGGACGAAAACCCCGAAGAGTCCCCTTCGAAAGCCGAGGAAAGCGCCGAGTAG
- a CDS encoding rhomboid family intramembrane serine protease, producing MLFPIGDDNGAIRRPAWVSLILIAANVAVFVFLQGCGTNEAFTYGYSVIPYEIITGTDLTEPQTIRAGAESAVIPQAPGPVPIFFTLLSAMFMHGGLGHIGGNLLYLWIFGDNVEHRFGALPFLIFYLVSGIAATGAQILLDPTSVVPNLGASGAISGVLGAYLILFPRNKVHALFFYSVVSVPAVLAIGLWILMQLISGWGALANESAAGGIAYGAHIGGFGAGVVLALVMRFLIREEPRDPFARHPSYARSRRIW from the coding sequence ATGTTATTCCCAATCGGAGACGACAACGGGGCCATCCGCAGGCCGGCCTGGGTCAGCCTTATTCTCATCGCGGCCAACGTCGCTGTATTTGTCTTTTTGCAGGGGTGCGGGACAAACGAAGCCTTTACCTATGGCTACAGCGTGATCCCGTATGAGATTATCACCGGGACGGACCTGACCGAGCCTCAGACGATACGGGCCGGTGCGGAATCGGCGGTGATCCCGCAGGCGCCGGGGCCGGTTCCGATCTTTTTCACTCTCCTGAGCGCCATGTTCATGCACGGGGGCCTGGGGCACATCGGCGGCAATCTGCTGTATTTGTGGATCTTTGGAGACAATGTGGAGCACCGGTTCGGAGCGCTCCCGTTTCTAATTTTTTACCTCGTCAGCGGCATCGCCGCGACCGGCGCGCAGATCCTGCTCGATCCCACGAGTGTGGTGCCCAATCTGGGGGCTTCCGGGGCCATCTCGGGTGTCCTGGGGGCGTATTTGATCCTCTTTCCCCGCAACAAGGTCCACGCGTTGTTTTTCTACTCCGTCGTGTCGGTGCCGGCGGTGCTGGCGATCGGATTGTGGATCCTGATGCAACTCATCAGCGGCTGGGGGGCGCTGGCAAACGAAAGCGCCGCAGGCGGGATAGCCTACGGCGCTCATATTGGCGGATTCGGGGCCGGCGTGGTGCTGGCCCTCGTCATGCGCTTCCTGATTCGGGAAGAGCCGCGGGATCCGTTCGCTCGTCACCCGTCGTACGCGCGATCGCGCCGGATCTGGTGA
- a CDS encoding prephenate dehydrogenase has protein sequence MIHKIAILGLGLIGGSLGLALRKHRNDLHLTGYDAPAVCEEALRRQVVDAVASTPEAAVSEADLIVLATPLTPMLGLFDAIAPALRPGALVTDVGSVKRPIMAHALHALSPKNRFIGGHPMAGSEKNGVAHADAFLFENATYVLCPPEGVDEADLQREHPDFLAILGATGARILVMEADRHDRIAAAVSHLPQLLSVTLMNFVGDLHDDDGGFLRLAAGGFRDMTRIASSSFDMWRDILVANEGPILDVLGGFATALQKTRNRVFSEDMNAMRQAFTDSRARRDMIPKTSKGFLHPLADVYVYAEDKPGFLFQLTRVLHEAQVNIKDLELLKIREGIEGVFRIGFADQATAEIAIAALSGAGYTSFQM, from the coding sequence ATGATCCATAAAATTGCAATTTTGGGGCTTGGGCTCATCGGCGGCTCGCTGGGCCTCGCTCTGCGAAAACACCGGAACGATCTCCACCTGACCGGCTACGATGCGCCCGCCGTGTGCGAGGAAGCCCTGCGCCGGCAGGTCGTGGACGCCGTTGCGAGTACCCCGGAGGCCGCCGTTTCCGAAGCCGACCTGATTGTCCTCGCCACCCCCCTGACGCCCATGCTCGGGCTGTTCGACGCGATTGCGCCGGCCCTGCGCCCCGGCGCCCTGGTCACGGATGTCGGCTCGGTCAAACGGCCGATCATGGCGCACGCCCTCCATGCATTAAGTCCCAAGAATCGCTTCATCGGCGGGCACCCGATGGCGGGGTCCGAGAAAAATGGCGTCGCCCACGCCGATGCGTTCCTGTTCGAAAACGCCACCTATGTCCTCTGCCCCCCCGAGGGTGTTGACGAAGCGGACCTGCAGCGCGAACATCCGGACTTCCTCGCCATCCTCGGCGCCACCGGCGCCCGGATCCTGGTCATGGAGGCCGACCGCCATGACCGCATCGCCGCCGCCGTCAGCCATCTGCCCCAGCTTCTATCCGTAACGCTGATGAACTTCGTCGGCGACCTACACGACGATGATGGGGGCTTCCTGAGGCTGGCTGCCGGCGGATTCCGCGACATGACGCGGATCGCCTCGTCGTCGTTCGATATGTGGCGGGACATTCTCGTCGCCAATGAAGGCCCCATCCTCGATGTGCTGGGTGGATTTGCCACCGCCCTGCAAAAAACGCGCAACCGCGTGTTCAGCGAGGATATGAATGCCATGCGCCAGGCCTTCACCGATTCCCGCGCCCGCCGGGATATGATTCCAAAGACGAGCAAAGGCTTCTTGCATCCTCTGGCCGACGTTTACGTCTATGCCGAGGACAAGCCGGGCTTTTTATTCCAATTGACCCGGGTTTTACACGAAGCTCAGGTCAACATCAAGGACCTCGAGCTCCTCAAAATCCGCGAAGGTATCGAGGGCGTGTTTCGCATCGGATTTGCCGATCAGGCGACCGCCGAGATCGCCATCGCCGCCCTCTCCGGCGCCGGGTATACGTCGTTCCAGATGTAA